From a single Nocardioides sp. dk884 genomic region:
- a CDS encoding ABC transporter substrate-binding protein, which translates to MTRRTRTRIPHRGPAALAGLLSAALLLTGCGAGGRDDDGDDGGGGGGASDTGVTADTITIGAHFPLTGVAAPGYSEIPTGVQAYFDYVNANGGVHGRQIDYIVKDDGYNPTNTSKVTNELVLQDEIFAMVGGLGTPTHSAVVDFLNGEGVPDLFVSSGSLMWGDDVEARPMTFGWQPDYEIEGKIIGQYVAENMPDARVGLFLQDDDFGEDAEQGVRRYLDDQIVEVQRYTSGGTDVGPQIAALQAAKADLVLSFNTPSYTALSQLVALQLGYEPEWFYSNVGSDPTLVGALLSQISEGSVKGGTTALDGVLTTEYIPGVDAPDDPWVQLWQKVWDEHGEKGELTNYRVYGMSHAYAFVQALQEAGEDLTREGLVEALESGSQELEGPQLAPFRFTEDSHMGIAGMQVVELQGGVGKPLTPVLVSDIGDAEITEDTSGQADDTPPESGIPE; encoded by the coding sequence ATGACACGCAGGACAAGGACCCGGATCCCCCACCGCGGGCCGGCGGCGCTCGCCGGCCTCCTCTCCGCCGCGCTCCTCCTCACCGGTTGCGGCGCGGGTGGTCGCGACGACGACGGCGACGACGGCGGGGGCGGCGGGGGCGCCTCCGACACCGGCGTCACCGCCGACACCATCACGATCGGGGCGCACTTCCCGCTCACCGGGGTCGCGGCCCCGGGCTACAGCGAGATCCCGACGGGGGTGCAGGCCTACTTCGACTACGTCAACGCCAACGGCGGCGTCCACGGGCGCCAGATCGACTACATCGTCAAGGACGACGGCTACAACCCCACCAACACCAGCAAGGTCACCAACGAGCTGGTGCTCCAAGACGAGATCTTCGCGATGGTCGGCGGACTCGGCACCCCCACCCACAGCGCGGTGGTGGACTTCCTCAACGGCGAGGGGGTGCCCGACCTGTTCGTCTCCTCCGGCTCGCTGATGTGGGGTGACGACGTCGAGGCCCGGCCGATGACCTTCGGCTGGCAGCCCGACTACGAGATCGAGGGCAAGATCATCGGCCAGTACGTCGCGGAGAACATGCCCGACGCCCGGGTCGGGCTCTTCCTCCAAGACGACGACTTCGGCGAGGACGCCGAGCAGGGCGTGCGCCGCTACCTCGACGACCAGATCGTCGAGGTGCAGCGCTACACCTCCGGCGGCACCGACGTGGGCCCGCAGATCGCGGCGCTGCAGGCCGCGAAGGCCGACCTGGTGCTGTCGTTCAACACCCCGTCGTACACCGCGCTGAGCCAGCTGGTCGCGCTGCAGCTCGGCTATGAGCCGGAGTGGTTCTACTCCAACGTCGGCTCCGACCCCACCCTGGTCGGCGCGCTGCTCTCTCAGATCTCCGAGGGCTCGGTGAAGGGCGGCACCACGGCGCTCGACGGGGTGCTCACCACCGAGTACATCCCCGGCGTCGACGCCCCCGACGACCCGTGGGTGCAGCTGTGGCAGAAGGTGTGGGACGAGCACGGCGAGAAGGGCGAGCTCACCAACTACCGCGTCTACGGCATGTCGCACGCCTACGCGTTCGTGCAGGCGCTGCAGGAGGCCGGTGAGGACCTGACCCGCGAGGGGCTCGTCGAGGCGCTCGAGAGCGGCAGCCAGGAGCTCGAGGGCCCGCAGCTCGCACCGTTCCGGTTCACCGAGGACAGCCACATGGGGATCGCCGGGATGCAGGTCGTCGAGCTCCAGGGCGGCGTCGGCAAGCCCCTCACCCCGGTCCTGGTCAGCGACATCGGCGACGCCGAGATCACCGAGGACACCTCCGGCCAGGCCGACGACACTCCCCCGGAGAGCGGCATCCCCGAGTAA
- a CDS encoding phosphotransferase family protein, with amino-acid sequence MSTETGADTDTGLPGLDLPVWRRWYDAQRPGEITGELRGSLIAGGKSNLTYEVTDGFRWWIVRRPPLGHVQATAHDMGREFTVMSALADTDVPVPRTYAHCPDPDVLGAPFYVMERVEGTPYRTAAELTALGEQHTAELGAALVDVLARLHDVDPTAVGLTELGRPAGFLERQVRRWGRQLEGSRTRELPDATRLLDHLAAHVPPETGDAGRAGIVHGDYRLDNLLAVAGDPQPVRAVVDWEMATLGDPLTDVALLLVYDSLGAISGGAAVADASTAPGYPSPEAQLERYAAASGRDLGRMDFHLGLAHLKLAVILEGIHHRHLLGQTVGEGFDTVGEAVEPLLAAGLAAATGTPDRQH; translated from the coding sequence ATGAGCACCGAGACCGGCGCCGACACCGACACCGGGCTGCCCGGCCTGGACCTGCCCGTGTGGCGGCGCTGGTACGACGCGCAGCGCCCCGGCGAGATCACCGGCGAGCTGCGCGGCTCGCTGATCGCCGGCGGCAAGTCCAACCTCACCTACGAGGTCACCGACGGGTTCCGCTGGTGGATCGTGCGCCGCCCGCCGCTCGGTCACGTGCAGGCCACCGCCCACGACATGGGCCGCGAGTTCACGGTGATGAGCGCGCTCGCCGACACCGATGTGCCGGTGCCGCGGACCTACGCCCACTGCCCCGACCCCGACGTGCTCGGCGCGCCGTTCTACGTCATGGAGCGCGTCGAGGGCACGCCGTACCGCACCGCAGCCGAACTGACCGCCCTCGGCGAGCAGCACACCGCCGAGCTCGGCGCCGCGCTGGTCGACGTGCTGGCCCGGCTGCACGACGTCGACCCGACCGCGGTCGGGCTCACCGAGCTCGGCCGCCCGGCCGGGTTCCTCGAGCGCCAGGTGCGCCGCTGGGGCAGGCAGCTGGAGGGCTCGCGCACCCGCGAGCTGCCCGACGCCACGCGCCTGCTGGACCACCTCGCCGCGCACGTGCCGCCGGAGACCGGCGACGCCGGCCGGGCGGGGATCGTGCACGGCGACTACCGCCTCGACAACCTGCTCGCGGTCGCCGGGGACCCGCAGCCCGTGCGCGCCGTCGTCGACTGGGAGATGGCCACGCTCGGCGACCCGCTCACCGACGTCGCGCTGCTGCTGGTCTATGACAGCCTCGGCGCGATCTCCGGCGGCGCCGCCGTCGCCGACGCCAGCACCGCGCCCGGCTACCCCTCCCCCGAGGCCCAGCTCGAGCGGTACGCCGCGGCGAGCGGGCGCGACCTGGGCCGGATGGACTTCCACCTCGGCCTGGCCCACCTCAAGCTCGCGGTGATCCTCGAGGGCATCCACCACCGCCACCTGCTCGGCCAGACGGTCGGGGAGGGCTTCGACACCGTCGGCGAGGCGGTCGAGCCGCTGCTCGCCGCCGGCCTCGCCGCCGCGACCGGCACCCCCGACCGCCAGCACTGA
- a CDS encoding branched-chain amino acid ABC transporter permease, whose amino-acid sequence MRTPTPALPDAPLTRHLLLAVLGLVVVVLVLQGASDFRRFQLAEMAYLGIAAGGLTVLTGLNGQVSLGHGALMAVGAYTAALLLPDLDASVPLPLVLLAAAVAALVVGAVVGVAAARLHGPYLAGATLALAVAVPGIALYFKETLGGEQGLPVVLPDIPGWVLDAAYFLTGQDLTRSGYVALVGWLTLVVTYVLLANLSRSRVGRRWRAVRDDEVAAQLAGIDLGRARVSAFVVSAAAAGAAGAVLALSVRLAAPSSFTLNLSLTLLAAVVLGGLGSLTGALAGAALLTFLPQVATGLGTDAGLSDIQAAELAPLVYGLVMVGVVLVAPAGLAGSLRLLVVRRRTRAALSTTSKGTAT is encoded by the coding sequence ATGCGCACACCCACCCCGGCCCTGCCGGACGCCCCCCTCACCCGGCACCTGCTGCTGGCCGTCCTCGGACTGGTCGTGGTCGTGCTGGTGCTGCAGGGCGCCAGCGACTTCCGCCGCTTCCAGCTCGCCGAGATGGCCTACCTCGGCATCGCCGCCGGCGGGCTCACCGTGCTCACCGGCCTCAACGGCCAGGTCTCGCTGGGCCACGGGGCGCTGATGGCGGTCGGCGCCTACACCGCGGCCCTGCTCCTGCCCGACCTCGACGCCTCGGTGCCCCTCCCGCTGGTGCTGCTCGCGGCCGCGGTCGCCGCACTCGTGGTCGGCGCCGTCGTCGGGGTCGCGGCCGCCCGGCTGCACGGCCCCTACCTCGCCGGCGCGACGCTGGCGCTGGCGGTCGCGGTCCCCGGCATCGCGCTGTACTTCAAGGAGACCCTGGGCGGCGAGCAGGGCCTGCCGGTCGTGCTGCCGGACATCCCCGGATGGGTGCTCGACGCGGCGTACTTCCTCACCGGGCAGGACCTCACCCGCAGCGGGTACGTCGCGCTGGTCGGGTGGCTGACGCTCGTGGTGACCTACGTGCTGCTCGCCAACCTCTCGCGCAGCCGGGTCGGGCGGCGCTGGCGGGCGGTGCGCGACGACGAGGTGGCCGCCCAGCTCGCCGGGATCGACCTCGGCCGCGCCAGGGTCTCGGCGTTCGTGGTGAGCGCCGCGGCGGCCGGCGCGGCGGGGGCGGTGCTCGCGCTGAGCGTGCGGCTGGCCGCGCCGAGCAGCTTCACCTTGAACCTCAGCCTCACCCTGCTCGCCGCCGTGGTCCTCGGCGGCCTGGGCAGCCTCACCGGCGCACTGGCCGGTGCCGCGCTGCTCACCTTCCTGCCGCAGGTCGCCACCGGCCTCGGCACCGACGCCGGCCTGAGCGACATCCAGGCCGCGGAGCTGGCCCCGCTGGTCTACGGGCTGGTGATGGTCGGCGTGGTGCTGGTCGCACCGGCCGGGCTCGCCGGCAGCCTGCGCCTGCTCGTCGTACGCCGCCGCACGCGCGCGGCGCTCTCCACCACCTCGAAGGGAACAGCCACATGA
- a CDS encoding branched-chain amino acid ABC transporter permease: protein MQQLLNTALVGLTLGMVYAAFALALVLVWRSTRVVNFAQAPMAMVTTFVALVVIESGASWWLGLVAALVSGLVLGAVLERAVVRPVQGGAQINAVILTLGLFIVLHALAAVVFGNRYRSFPAPFGIRGLEIGDRTVALTPTGVFTIVAVLVTMALLVALFRFTDLGLRMRAAAFNQEVARLLGVRVGRMLTLGWALASLVGSLAGVLIASGSLVHPGFMDSVVVFGFVAAVLGGLDSPIGSVVGGLVLGLSLSFVSGYVASQLVPLAALLILVLVLLVRPGGLFSTTTARQV from the coding sequence GTGCAACAGCTCCTCAACACCGCCCTCGTGGGCCTGACCCTCGGGATGGTCTACGCGGCGTTCGCGCTCGCGCTGGTGCTCGTCTGGCGCTCCACCCGGGTGGTCAACTTCGCCCAGGCGCCGATGGCGATGGTGACCACGTTCGTGGCCCTCGTCGTGATCGAGTCCGGCGCCTCCTGGTGGCTCGGGCTGGTCGCCGCGCTGGTCTCCGGGCTGGTGCTCGGCGCGGTGCTGGAGCGCGCGGTCGTGCGCCCGGTGCAGGGCGGCGCCCAGATCAACGCGGTGATCTTGACCCTGGGGCTGTTCATCGTGCTGCACGCGCTGGCCGCGGTGGTGTTCGGCAACCGCTACCGCTCCTTCCCCGCGCCCTTCGGGATCCGCGGGCTCGAGATCGGCGACCGCACCGTCGCGCTGACGCCCACCGGGGTCTTCACGATCGTCGCGGTGCTGGTCACCATGGCGCTGCTGGTGGCGCTGTTCCGCTTCACCGACCTGGGCCTGCGGATGCGGGCGGCGGCCTTCAACCAGGAGGTCGCGCGCCTCCTCGGCGTACGCGTCGGCCGGATGCTGACCCTGGGCTGGGCGCTCGCCTCGCTCGTGGGCTCGCTGGCCGGCGTGCTGATCGCCAGCGGCAGCCTGGTGCACCCCGGCTTCATGGACTCGGTGGTGGTCTTCGGGTTCGTCGCCGCCGTGCTCGGCGGCCTCGACAGCCCGATCGGCTCCGTGGTCGGCGGCCTGGTGCTCGGCCTCTCGCTCAGCTTCGTCAGCGGGTACGTCGCCTCCCAGCTGGTGCCGCTGGCCGCGCTGCTGATCTTGGTGCTGGTGCTGCTGGTGCGCCCCGGCGGGCTCTTCTCCACGACGACGGCGAGGCAGGTCTGA
- a CDS encoding ABC transporter ATP-binding protein, protein MSAPGYAARPAPAPTVPALRVQGVSAGYGPITALHEVSFTAAQGRITAVLGANGAGKTTLLRTLSGLHRARAGSVEMHGRVVTGVPAEKTAGLGMAHVPEGRGVITELSVEENLRLGALGRGGRVRPGDLDRAYTLFPVLAERRGAAAGTLSGGERQMLVLGRALMARPTLLLLDEPSLGLAPRIVAQIFALVRDLVREEGLSVLLVEQNARSALSVADRGVVLDLGRVVADEDADVLAGDDQLRHAYLGF, encoded by the coding sequence GTGAGCGCCCCGGGGTACGCCGCGCGACCGGCGCCCGCCCCGACCGTCCCGGCCCTGCGGGTGCAGGGGGTGAGCGCGGGCTACGGCCCGATCACCGCCCTTCACGAGGTGTCCTTCACCGCCGCCCAGGGACGCATCACCGCCGTCCTGGGCGCCAACGGCGCCGGCAAGACCACGCTGCTGCGCACCCTCTCGGGGCTGCACCGCGCCCGGGCCGGCAGCGTCGAGATGCACGGGCGGGTGGTGACCGGCGTCCCCGCCGAGAAGACGGCCGGTCTCGGGATGGCCCACGTGCCGGAGGGCCGCGGGGTGATCACCGAGCTCAGCGTCGAGGAGAACCTCCGCCTCGGCGCCCTGGGCCGCGGCGGCCGGGTCCGGCCCGGCGACCTGGACCGGGCCTACACGCTGTTCCCGGTGCTCGCCGAGCGGCGCGGTGCCGCGGCCGGCACGCTCTCCGGCGGCGAGCGCCAGATGCTGGTGCTGGGCCGGGCGCTGATGGCACGTCCGACCCTGCTGCTGCTCGACGAGCCCTCGCTGGGTCTCGCGCCGCGCATCGTGGCCCAGATCTTCGCGCTGGTGCGCGACCTGGTCCGCGAGGAGGGCCTCAGCGTGCTGCTCGTGGAGCAGAACGCGCGCAGCGCGCTCTCGGTCGCCGACCGCGGGGTCGTGCTCGACCTGGGCCGCGTCGTCGCCGACGAGGACGCCGACGTGCTGGCCGGGGACGACCAGCTGCGCCACGCCTATCTGGGGTTCTAG
- a CDS encoding PucR family transcriptional regulator encodes MSAEPVEEDVALRRAWLLLMDSADAIADSITLTLFERDAEIYERIGPELRADVRASTRQHIRRGLRILAGRREDGDGRTSAVELWRDTGRRRARQGVPLEVVLNAYTLGARVLWESLVNRVRSESSAPVDDGVLLAAARRVWANLDTQNGVLIDSYRRESARLQRQDLQRQQSMLDALLEGRGADPELAEEARAVLGVGPDDDIACVVVLVDGNAGVDALGAAEDRLDRLRISARWHVRSGVSYALLAGELPDEPGIVELFAHNGPGRTGVAASQDGIAGFATAFQLAHRAAETLPRGTRGAVAVSERLPEVLLAGSPQVAPLLVAQTLGPVLALPGGQARTLLDTLAALLRHDGSPTHAAAELFCHRNTVIYRIKQLEQLTGRSLADPRDKMLLALALMASGRGAP; translated from the coding sequence ATGTCTGCGGAACCCGTCGAGGAGGACGTCGCGCTGCGCCGCGCCTGGCTGCTGCTCATGGACTCCGCGGACGCGATCGCCGACAGCATCACGCTGACCCTCTTCGAGCGCGACGCCGAGATCTACGAGCGGATCGGCCCGGAGCTGCGCGCCGACGTCCGGGCGAGCACCCGCCAGCACATCCGGCGCGGGCTGCGGATCCTCGCCGGGCGCCGCGAGGACGGCGACGGCCGCACCTCGGCGGTCGAGCTGTGGCGCGACACCGGACGGCGGCGGGCGCGGCAGGGGGTGCCGCTGGAGGTGGTGCTCAACGCCTACACGCTGGGCGCCCGGGTCCTGTGGGAGTCTCTGGTCAACCGGGTCCGCTCCGAGTCCTCCGCGCCCGTCGACGACGGGGTCCTGCTGGCCGCGGCGCGACGGGTGTGGGCCAACCTCGACACCCAGAACGGCGTGCTCATCGACTCCTACCGCCGCGAGAGCGCGCGGCTGCAGCGCCAGGACCTCCAGCGTCAGCAGAGCATGCTGGACGCGCTGCTGGAGGGCCGGGGCGCGGACCCCGAGCTCGCGGAGGAGGCACGCGCGGTGCTCGGCGTCGGCCCCGACGACGACATCGCCTGCGTGGTGGTGCTCGTCGACGGGAACGCCGGCGTGGACGCCCTCGGGGCGGCCGAGGACCGGCTGGACCGGCTGCGGATCTCCGCGCGCTGGCACGTGCGATCGGGGGTGTCCTACGCCCTGCTGGCCGGCGAGCTGCCCGACGAGCCGGGGATCGTGGAGCTCTTCGCCCACAACGGCCCGGGCCGCACCGGGGTGGCGGCCAGCCAGGACGGCATCGCGGGGTTCGCGACCGCCTTCCAGCTGGCCCACCGGGCCGCGGAGACCCTGCCGCGGGGCACGCGGGGCGCCGTCGCGGTCTCCGAACGGCTGCCGGAGGTGCTGCTCGCGGGCAGCCCGCAGGTCGCCCCGCTGCTGGTCGCCCAGACCCTGGGTCCGGTGCTGGCGCTGCCGGGCGGCCAGGCCCGTACGCTGCTGGACACCCTTGCCGCGCTGCTGCGCCACGACGGCTCGCCCACGCACGCCGCCGCGGAGCTGTTCTGCCACCGCAACACCGTCATCTACCGGATCAAGCAGCTCGAGCAGCTGACCGGGCGCAGCCTCGCCGACCCGCGCGACAAGATGCTGCTCGCCCTCGCCCTGATGGCCAGCGGGCGCGGTGCCCCCTGA
- a CDS encoding alpha/beta hydrolase yields the protein MESTGTPPMHAGTPAQARAAFRTLTVDLRDPALLPEVAEVCDTTVPGGDGERPARLYRPRLRSSGALPTVVLFHGGGWVIGDLDTHDLMARTLATACDAVVLSVDYRLAPEHPFPAAVEDAIAAARWAAAHLADLGGDERLGVAGDSAGGNLAAVTAQVLRDEGVPLAAQLLLYPATDLVGESASRTENAEGYFLDRDTMLWFAEQYVGGLPADRLADPRLSPLHGDPAGLAPAVVAVAQFDPLRDEGTAYAEALRAAGVPVTLASYDGLIHGFVDMGRFSAAARTAVEETCAAFRELLHR from the coding sequence ATGGAGTCCACCGGCACGCCGCCGATGCACGCCGGCACCCCCGCGCAGGCGCGCGCCGCGTTCCGCACGCTCACCGTCGATCTGCGCGACCCGGCCCTGCTGCCGGAGGTGGCCGAGGTGTGCGACACCACCGTGCCCGGCGGCGACGGCGAGCGGCCGGCCCGCCTCTACCGCCCCCGCCTGCGGTCCTCGGGCGCGCTGCCGACCGTCGTGCTGTTCCACGGCGGCGGCTGGGTGATCGGCGACCTCGACACCCACGACCTGATGGCCCGGACCCTGGCCACCGCGTGCGACGCGGTCGTGCTCAGCGTCGACTACCGCCTGGCGCCCGAGCACCCGTTCCCCGCCGCGGTGGAGGACGCCATCGCCGCCGCCCGCTGGGCGGCCGCCCACCTCGCCGACCTCGGCGGCGACGAGCGGCTCGGTGTCGCCGGCGACAGCGCCGGCGGCAACCTCGCCGCGGTCACCGCGCAGGTGCTGCGCGACGAGGGTGTCCCGCTCGCCGCGCAGCTGCTGCTCTACCCCGCCACCGACCTGGTCGGGGAGTCCGCCTCGCGCACCGAGAACGCCGAGGGCTACTTCTTGGACCGCGACACGATGCTGTGGTTCGCCGAGCAGTACGTCGGCGGGCTGCCCGCGGACCGGCTCGCCGACCCGAGGCTCTCCCCGCTGCACGGCGACCCGGCCGGGCTCGCCCCCGCGGTCGTCGCGGTCGCGCAGTTCGACCCGCTGCGCGACGAGGGCACGGCCTACGCCGAGGCGCTGCGGGCCGCCGGCGTACCCGTGACGCTGGCGTCGTACGACGGGCTGATCCACGGCTTCGTCGACATGGGGCGCTTCTCGGCCGCGGCCCGCACCGCCGTCGAGGAGACCTGCGCGGCCTTCCGCGAGCTCCTGCACCGCTGA
- a CDS encoding acyl-CoA dehydrogenase family protein, whose translation MDFEFDDRTRELQRTLLEFMDSHVHPAEEVFDEQLGALEDPFAWTRTAVMKDLQAEARARGLWNLFLPGDTGGRGAGLTNLQYAPLAEISGRSGNLAPAAMNCAAPDTGNMEVLHMFGTPEQQERWLDPLLAGEIRSAFAMTEPDVASSDATNIATSIVRDGDDYVLNGRKWWITGAMNPDCEIFIVMGRTDPDAARHRQQSMVLVPRDTPGLHVVRPMHVLGYDDHEHGGHAELVLEDVRVPASNLIGEQGAGFAVAQARLGPGRIHHCMRAIGVAERAIELMCQRVESRVAFGRPLSRQGVIREWIAEARVAVEQLRLLVLKTAWLMDSVGNKGAHTEIQAIKIATPKVVQEILDRAIQAHGAGGLSQDFPLASSLAGIRTLRFADGPDEVHKNSLAKAELARHSVGS comes from the coding sequence ATGGACTTCGAGTTCGACGACCGCACCCGCGAGCTCCAGCGCACCCTGCTGGAGTTCATGGACAGCCACGTGCACCCGGCCGAGGAGGTGTTCGACGAGCAGCTGGGCGCCCTCGAGGACCCGTTCGCCTGGACCCGCACCGCGGTGATGAAGGACCTCCAGGCCGAGGCCCGCGCCCGCGGGCTGTGGAACCTCTTCCTGCCCGGCGACACCGGCGGGCGCGGCGCCGGACTCACCAACCTGCAGTACGCCCCGCTGGCCGAGATCAGCGGCCGCAGCGGCAACCTGGCCCCGGCGGCGATGAACTGTGCGGCCCCCGACACCGGCAACATGGAGGTGCTGCACATGTTCGGCACCCCCGAGCAGCAGGAGCGCTGGCTCGACCCGCTGCTCGCCGGGGAGATCCGCTCCGCCTTCGCGATGACCGAGCCCGACGTCGCCTCCTCCGACGCGACCAACATCGCCACCTCGATCGTGCGCGACGGCGACGACTACGTGCTCAACGGGCGCAAGTGGTGGATCACCGGGGCGATGAACCCCGACTGCGAGATCTTCATCGTGATGGGGCGCACCGACCCCGACGCGGCCCGGCACCGCCAGCAGTCGATGGTGCTCGTCCCCCGTGACACTCCGGGGCTGCACGTCGTACGACCCATGCACGTGCTGGGCTACGACGACCACGAGCACGGTGGACACGCCGAGCTGGTCCTCGAGGACGTCCGGGTGCCGGCGAGCAACCTCATCGGCGAGCAGGGCGCCGGGTTCGCGGTCGCCCAGGCCCGCCTCGGGCCGGGGCGCATCCACCACTGCATGCGCGCGATCGGCGTGGCCGAGCGAGCCATCGAGCTGATGTGCCAGCGCGTCGAGAGCCGGGTCGCCTTCGGCCGGCCGCTCTCGCGCCAGGGCGTGATCCGGGAGTGGATCGCCGAGGCGCGCGTGGCGGTCGAGCAGCTGCGGCTGCTGGTGCTCAAGACCGCCTGGCTGATGGACAGCGTGGGCAACAAGGGCGCCCACACCGAGATCCAGGCGATCAAGATCGCCACCCCCAAGGTCGTCCAGGAGATCCTCGACCGGGCCATCCAGGCACACGGCGCGGGCGGGCTGTCCCAGGACTTCCCGCTGGCCAGCAGCCTGGCGGGCATCCGCACGCTGCGCTTCGCCGACGGCCCCGACGAGGTGCACAAGAACTCCCTGGCCAAGGCCGAGCTGGCCCGCCACAGCGTCGGGTCCTGA
- a CDS encoding ABC transporter ATP-binding protein, which yields MSVLELSDVTVTFGGLTALEGVGLVVGPHQVHGVIGPNGAGKTTLFNVACGFVRPDSGTLRHHGTPLGRLRPTDLAGLGIARTLQGLGLFDRVTVLENVMVGADRHARTGFLGALLALPRSHREERALRERALATLDALGVAHVAGLYPSSLPYPVRKRVALARALVAEPELLLLDEPASGLSAAEMDELGTLVRGLTDRMSVLLVEHHMDLVMGVCDQITVLDFGRVIAHGPPEQVREDPAVLAAYLGETV from the coding sequence GTGAGCGTCCTGGAGCTCAGCGACGTGACGGTGACCTTCGGGGGTCTCACCGCGCTCGAGGGCGTCGGGCTGGTGGTCGGCCCGCACCAGGTGCACGGCGTCATCGGCCCGAACGGCGCCGGCAAGACCACGCTGTTCAACGTCGCGTGCGGCTTCGTGCGCCCCGACAGCGGCACGCTGCGCCACCACGGCACCCCGCTGGGCCGGCTGCGTCCCACCGACCTGGCCGGGCTCGGCATCGCCCGCACCCTCCAGGGGCTCGGCCTCTTCGATCGGGTCACCGTGCTGGAGAACGTCATGGTCGGGGCCGACCGGCACGCCCGCACCGGATTCCTCGGTGCCCTGCTCGCCCTGCCCCGCTCGCACCGCGAGGAGCGGGCGCTGCGCGAGCGGGCGCTGGCGACCCTCGACGCGCTGGGCGTGGCCCACGTGGCGGGCCTCTACCCCTCCAGCCTCCCCTACCCCGTCCGCAAGCGGGTCGCGCTGGCCCGCGCGCTGGTCGCCGAGCCCGAGCTGCTGCTCCTCGACGAGCCGGCCAGCGGTCTCTCGGCGGCCGAGATGGACGAGCTGGGCACGCTGGTGCGCGGCCTGACCGACCGGATGTCGGTGCTGCTGGTCGAGCACCACATGGACCTGGTGATGGGTGTCTGCGACCAGATCACCGTCCTCGACTTCGGCCGGGTGATCGCCCACGGGCCGCCCGAGCAGGTCCGCGAGGACCCCGCGGTGCTCGCGGCGTACCTCGGGGAGACCGTGTGA
- a CDS encoding acyl-CoA dehydrogenase family protein gives MDLSLSAEQEAFRAVAREFLEREAVPNRAEWDRRESVDTAIVPRMGELGFFGLTIPEEYGGVGGDHVTSVLAMEELGRADSALRGIVSVSSGLVGGSVLRAGTEDQRREWLPRLATGTALGCFGLTEPGVGSDAGNLTTRARRDGSDYVLDGEKVFITNGTWADLALVFARTGGEGPRGISAFLVPTGTPGFEAREITGKLGLRGQATASLHLDGVRLPASALLGEAGQGFRIAMTALDKGRVSVAAGCVGIVQGCLEAAVSYATTRTQFGRPIASFQLVQDLIADISLDADAARLLVWRCADLLDRGEPVGVAASKAKLFASEAAVRAANNALQVHGGSGYVDDYPVAKYLRDARVMTLYEGTSQIQKLLIGRAETGISAFV, from the coding sequence GTGGACCTCTCGCTGAGCGCGGAGCAGGAGGCGTTCCGGGCGGTGGCCCGGGAGTTCCTCGAGCGCGAGGCGGTCCCAAACCGCGCGGAGTGGGACCGCCGCGAGTCCGTCGACACCGCGATCGTGCCCCGGATGGGCGAGCTCGGGTTCTTCGGCCTCACCATCCCCGAGGAGTACGGCGGGGTGGGCGGCGACCACGTCACCTCGGTGCTGGCGATGGAGGAGCTCGGCCGCGCCGACTCCGCGCTGCGCGGCATCGTCTCGGTCTCCAGCGGGCTGGTCGGCGGCTCGGTGCTGCGCGCCGGCACCGAGGACCAGCGCCGGGAGTGGCTGCCCCGGCTGGCCACCGGGACCGCGCTGGGCTGCTTCGGGCTCACCGAGCCCGGCGTCGGCTCCGACGCCGGCAACCTGACCACCCGCGCCCGGCGCGACGGCTCCGACTACGTGCTCGACGGCGAGAAGGTGTTCATCACCAACGGCACCTGGGCCGACCTCGCGCTGGTCTTCGCCCGCACCGGTGGCGAGGGCCCGCGCGGCATCTCCGCGTTCCTGGTGCCGACCGGCACGCCGGGCTTCGAGGCGCGCGAGATCACCGGCAAGCTCGGCCTGCGCGGCCAGGCCACCGCGTCGCTGCACCTCGACGGCGTACGCCTGCCGGCCTCGGCGCTGCTGGGCGAGGCGGGCCAGGGGTTCCGGATCGCGATGACCGCGCTCGACAAGGGGCGGGTCTCGGTCGCCGCCGGCTGCGTCGGGATCGTGCAGGGCTGCCTCGAGGCGGCGGTCTCCTACGCCACCACCCGCACCCAGTTCGGCAGACCGATCGCCTCCTTCCAGCTGGTGCAGGACCTGATCGCCGACATCTCGCTGGACGCCGACGCCGCCCGGCTGCTGGTCTGGCGCTGCGCGGACCTCCTGGACCGCGGCGAGCCGGTCGGCGTGGCCGCCTCGAAGGCCAAGCTGTTCGCCTCCGAGGCCGCGGTGCGCGCCGCCAACAACGCGCTGCAGGTGCACGGCGGGTCCGGCTACGTCGATGACTACCCGGTCGCCAAATACCTGCGCGACGCCCGCGTCATGACGCTCTACGAGGGCACCAGCCAGATCCAGAAGCTGCTGATCGGTCGCGCCGAGACCGGCATCAGCGCGTTCGTCTGA